The Streptomyces sp. DH-12 genome has a window encoding:
- a CDS encoding YceI family protein, whose product MALGLLRRRRSRNAPGTSPDISLPLPAGAGAYGCEIVDPVGQPLGGADVTVTALDSHRVVAHGTTDPYGLFMAALPPGSYSVLVSAEGLTPVRNTVDIAAGAVPPPARIALLPARQLELPPPGTWLFDPPHTAIRFIAKHVGMAHVHGRFTRFTGGIRVAPDMGDSQVSVRIDASSITTGNKTRDNHLRSADFLDVEQYPYIDFVSTRFTYRGGSRWTLNGTLTMHGTSRSVGLDTTYLGMVNGGYEQELRCAALAKAELHREDFTLNWRSMLARGIAVVGPTVQLELDVQAMYRTHETPTPPE is encoded by the coding sequence ATGGCCCTCGGACTGCTCCGGCGTCGGCGTTCCCGCAACGCCCCCGGCACCTCGCCGGACATCTCGCTGCCCCTTCCGGCCGGCGCCGGCGCATACGGCTGCGAGATCGTCGATCCTGTGGGACAGCCCCTGGGCGGCGCCGATGTCACGGTGACCGCCCTGGACAGCCACCGGGTCGTCGCCCACGGCACCACTGATCCGTACGGCCTGTTCATGGCGGCGCTCCCGCCCGGCTCCTACAGCGTGCTGGTCTCGGCGGAGGGACTCACCCCGGTCCGCAACACCGTCGACATCGCCGCCGGCGCCGTACCACCCCCGGCACGCATCGCGCTGCTGCCCGCACGTCAACTGGAACTGCCGCCGCCCGGCACCTGGTTGTTCGACCCGCCGCACACCGCGATCCGCTTCATCGCCAAGCACGTGGGCATGGCGCACGTGCACGGACGCTTCACCCGCTTCACCGGCGGCATCCGCGTCGCGCCCGACATGGGCGACTCCCAGGTCTCGGTGCGCATCGACGCCTCCAGCATCACCACCGGCAACAAGACCCGGGACAATCACCTGCGCTCCGCCGACTTCCTCGACGTCGAGCAGTACCCGTACATCGACTTCGTCAGCACCCGGTTCACCTACCGGGGCGGTTCCCGGTGGACGCTGAACGGCACGCTCACCATGCACGGCACCAGCCGCTCCGTGGGCCTGGACACGACGTACCTCGGCATGGTGAACGGCGGCTACGAACAGGAGTTGCGCTGCGCGGCCCTGGCGAAGGCGGAGCTGCACCGCGAGGACTTCACGCTCAACTGGCGCTCGATGCTGGCCCGCGGCATCGCGGTCGTCGGCCCGACCGTACAACTGGAGCTGGACGTCCAGGCGATGTACCGCACCCACGAGACCCCCACGCCCCCGGAGTGA
- a CDS encoding TioE family transcriptional regulator, with product MGHNLQTSGKLRPVDLARRHGLSTQAVRNYEEAGILPAADRTAHGYRVYAPLHERALNAFLALVPGHGHATATAVMQAVNRDAVDEALHLIDESHTRLLHDRRTLRAVEDALRGLTSDTASTDSAFGHRRSGPVFIGPLAEELGVRPATLRKWEDAGLVRPRRDPVTGYRVYDPADVRDAHLVRQLRRGGHPLERIAPLITQVRTAGGLEPLEGALRDWHGRLSGRGRAMLRGAAALDAYLRERG from the coding sequence GTGGGTCACAACCTTCAAACGAGTGGCAAGCTGAGGCCGGTGGACCTGGCGCGTCGGCACGGACTGTCCACCCAGGCGGTGAGGAACTACGAGGAGGCCGGGATCCTCCCGGCCGCCGACCGGACGGCCCACGGCTACCGCGTCTACGCTCCGCTGCACGAGCGGGCGTTGAACGCGTTCCTCGCCCTCGTGCCGGGGCACGGGCACGCGACGGCGACGGCGGTCATGCAGGCCGTGAACCGGGACGCCGTCGACGAGGCCCTCCACCTCATCGACGAGAGTCACACCCGGCTGCTTCACGACCGGCGCACGTTGCGAGCCGTGGAGGACGCGCTGCGCGGGCTCACCTCGGACACGGCGTCCACGGATTCGGCCTTCGGGCACCGCCGGTCCGGGCCGGTGTTCATCGGCCCCCTGGCCGAGGAACTGGGCGTCCGTCCGGCGACCCTGCGCAAGTGGGAGGACGCCGGACTCGTACGTCCGCGGCGCGACCCGGTGACCGGATACCGGGTGTACGACCCGGCCGACGTGCGGGACGCGCACCTGGTGCGTCAGCTCAGGCGCGGCGGTCACCCGCTCGAGCGGATCGCCCCGCTGATCACTCAGGTGCGGACAGCCGGCGGCCTGGAACCCCTCGAGGGTGCTCTACGCGACTGGCACGGCCGGCTGTCCGGCCGCGGACGGGCGATGCTGCGCGGGGCCGCCGCGCTGGACGCGTATCTGCGGGAGCGTGGGTGA
- a CDS encoding branched-chain amino acid ABC transporter substrate-binding protein, protein MSTGAGIDVQRQLESLIQDFRTGDPPMPVIVLHAEDAADDDRVTELVDELREGQQSHGTRLAVAPTEPPPGDLDPSAQAVRLLRDLGDSRKWGDRSASYRPYSFPRLGLVRALQDATDDPDMREHWPTAPVGTPDGNAQREQAQTQLLRILARQRWRPRRPARRNRQALLNDVQQFLPAGILGALTSLLTRPEWYVAVLAGTGLMILLAALNHVPGRAPLFLWLRRESRWFLTTTFLQSAARRQSTSVRLLRPLRSWHAIAARAYDVAEAMREGGPFPLQLYVLALFEDLRDNHRRASWDLRGLKRTRPPVLVLRRVSRENGGIELIRAVSDVRSRRSELDPLLIVAGVAADEAPLLDRGAGTPPNGQYPRSQPRSAPSRLQQRLRHWYDEWAGNLRADQSPSRTNALPWVLRIALPHDELVQLRQADWRCVRARHRPPVAQVVWSAYSLALVLALAATVGVVHARDLHRTYCSAGLLTADRDTELRPAPGGGTECVGISTGGVRFGAHLKGGADSESGRLRDLENLVHAENDKVTRDHPRAYVTVVYAGPLSSATVDPSLVKGAEELAGVYLAQRVVNENYRVKLRVLLANGGADMGHQLFTATAIARYAERDPTVVGVVGFGRDLQSSPAVTRRLHAAGLPIVSGTNSATYLPEDFSNWFSLAAPDEHQAEALGLVAQQLRGKDASPHALVLARDTKASQDRYTSEQAYYGREMLRDRGFRLLPSRTYRVANGKPELRLHAESICRGEDVPSVIYFAGRVEDIGPLMTQLGVEPGCANREISILTGDDLSKAKFSGTGGRDGVAPRITLYHAALAELREAASGTAFYQDAGEHLPWLEPGEATYDAPGFASGQTALSHDATRALYWAASLGDVRQSRAATWVNLRSVELEGMATGTIDFTDAPLYGERHGHSIVLARVRRTPEGLSKAEVLCSRPAGSAEPLTVRECSIE, encoded by the coding sequence ATGTCGACAGGGGCGGGGATCGACGTCCAGCGGCAACTGGAGTCGCTGATCCAGGACTTCCGGACGGGCGACCCCCCGATGCCGGTGATCGTGCTGCACGCGGAGGACGCCGCCGACGACGACCGCGTGACGGAGCTGGTCGACGAGCTGCGCGAAGGCCAGCAGAGTCACGGCACGCGCCTGGCCGTCGCCCCCACCGAGCCGCCGCCGGGCGACCTCGACCCCAGCGCCCAGGCCGTACGGCTTCTGCGCGACCTCGGCGACAGCCGGAAGTGGGGCGACCGTTCCGCGTCCTACCGCCCTTACTCCTTCCCCCGCCTGGGTCTCGTCCGGGCCCTCCAGGACGCCACCGACGACCCGGACATGCGCGAGCACTGGCCGACCGCCCCGGTGGGCACGCCGGACGGCAACGCCCAGCGTGAGCAGGCCCAGACACAGCTGCTCCGCATCCTCGCCCGGCAGCGCTGGCGCCCTCGCAGGCCCGCGCGCCGCAACCGGCAGGCGCTGCTCAACGACGTGCAGCAGTTCCTCCCCGCGGGCATCCTGGGCGCACTCACCTCCCTGCTCACCCGTCCCGAGTGGTACGTCGCCGTCCTCGCGGGCACCGGTCTGATGATCCTGCTGGCCGCGCTGAATCACGTGCCCGGGCGCGCTCCCCTCTTCCTGTGGCTGCGCAGGGAGAGCCGGTGGTTCCTGACCACGACGTTCCTCCAGTCCGCCGCCCGCCGGCAGTCGACCAGCGTGCGGCTGCTGCGGCCCCTGCGCTCCTGGCATGCCATCGCGGCCCGCGCCTACGACGTCGCCGAAGCCATGCGCGAGGGCGGCCCCTTCCCCCTCCAGCTGTACGTGCTGGCGCTCTTCGAGGACCTGCGGGACAACCACCGGCGCGCGAGCTGGGACCTGCGCGGCCTGAAGCGGACCCGGCCACCGGTGCTCGTCCTGCGCCGGGTGAGCCGCGAGAACGGGGGCATCGAGCTGATCAGGGCGGTCAGCGACGTCCGCAGCCGGCGCAGCGAACTGGACCCCCTGCTGATCGTGGCGGGTGTGGCCGCTGACGAGGCGCCGCTGCTCGACCGGGGCGCCGGCACACCCCCCAACGGTCAGTACCCCCGCTCCCAGCCCCGCTCCGCCCCCTCCCGCCTGCAGCAACGACTGCGGCACTGGTACGACGAATGGGCCGGAAACCTGCGCGCCGACCAGTCGCCGAGCCGGACCAACGCCCTGCCCTGGGTGCTGCGCATAGCGCTCCCCCATGACGAGCTGGTCCAGCTGCGGCAGGCGGACTGGCGGTGCGTGCGGGCCCGGCACCGACCGCCCGTGGCGCAGGTGGTGTGGTCGGCGTACAGCCTGGCCCTGGTCCTCGCCCTGGCCGCCACCGTCGGCGTCGTGCACGCCCGCGACCTGCACCGCACGTACTGCTCGGCGGGCCTGCTGACCGCCGACCGCGACACCGAGCTGCGCCCGGCGCCGGGCGGCGGCACGGAATGCGTCGGCATATCGACCGGCGGCGTGCGCTTCGGCGCCCACCTCAAGGGCGGGGCCGACTCGGAGAGCGGGCGGCTGCGCGACCTGGAGAACCTGGTGCACGCCGAGAACGACAAGGTGACGCGCGACCACCCGCGTGCCTATGTCACGGTGGTGTACGCGGGTCCGCTCAGCTCGGCCACGGTGGACCCGTCCCTGGTCAAGGGCGCGGAGGAGCTGGCCGGCGTGTACCTCGCCCAGCGCGTCGTCAACGAGAACTACCGCGTCAAGCTACGCGTGCTGCTCGCCAACGGCGGCGCGGACATGGGACACCAGCTCTTCACCGCCACGGCGATCGCGCGGTACGCCGAGCGCGATCCCACGGTCGTCGGCGTCGTCGGCTTCGGACGCGACCTGCAGAGCAGCCCCGCCGTGACGCGGCGACTGCACGCGGCGGGCCTGCCCATCGTCTCGGGCACCAACTCGGCGACGTATCTGCCGGAGGACTTCTCCAACTGGTTCAGCCTCGCGGCCCCCGACGAGCACCAGGCGGAGGCGCTCGGCCTCGTCGCACAGCAGCTCCGCGGCAAGGACGCGTCCCCGCACGCCCTCGTCCTGGCCCGCGACACCAAGGCGTCGCAGGACCGGTACACCAGCGAACAGGCTTATTACGGAAGGGAGATGCTGCGTGACAGGGGTTTCCGACTGCTGCCCTCGCGGACCTACCGGGTGGCGAACGGCAAGCCCGAACTGCGGCTGCACGCGGAGAGCATCTGCCGCGGTGAGGACGTCCCGTCGGTCATCTACTTCGCGGGACGGGTCGAGGACATCGGCCCGCTGATGACCCAGCTGGGCGTCGAACCGGGCTGCGCCAATCGGGAGATCTCGATCCTCACCGGGGACGACCTGAGCAAGGCCAAGTTCTCCGGTACGGGCGGCCGGGACGGCGTGGCCCCGCGCATCACGCTCTACCACGCGGCACTGGCCGAACTGCGGGAGGCGGCGTCCGGGACCGCCTTCTACCAGGACGCGGGCGAACACCTTCCCTGGCTCGAACCGGGCGAGGCCACCTACGACGCCCCCGGCTTCGCCAGCGGTCAGACGGCCCTCTCCCACGACGCCACCCGAGCCCTGTACTGGGCGGCGAGCCTCGGTGACGTACGCCAGAGCCGGGCGGCGACCTGGGTCAACCTGAGGAGCGTCGAGCTCGAGGGGATGGCCACCGGCACGATCGACTTCACCGACGCTCCCCTCTACGGCGAACGCCACGGTCACAGCATCGTCCTCGCCCGCGTCCGCAGAACGCCGGAAGGGCTCTCGAAGGCGGAGGTGCTGTGCAGCAGGCCGGCGGGCAGCGCGGAGCCGCTGACGGTGCGGGAATGCTCGATCGAGTGA
- a CDS encoding MarR family transcriptional regulator — MSTNNEESAVRWLTAEEERAWRAYRRMVIAVQTRTVQDLAAHGLSEPDYEVLSTLSERPHGTSTLREQATKMGWSRSRLSRHATRMEARDLIRRAPDPTDGRGCLLVLTETGWDTLREAAPTHLDSVRRHFVDRLDPEELAALGRIAEKIADEEP; from the coding sequence ATGTCAACGAACAACGAGGAATCCGCGGTCCGGTGGCTCACGGCCGAGGAGGAACGCGCCTGGCGGGCCTACCGCCGCATGGTGATCGCGGTACAGACCCGCACCGTGCAGGACCTCGCCGCACACGGTCTGTCCGAGCCGGACTACGAGGTGCTCAGCACCCTGTCCGAACGCCCCCACGGGACCAGCACCCTGCGCGAACAGGCCACGAAGATGGGGTGGTCCCGCAGCCGCCTGTCCCGGCACGCGACCCGCATGGAGGCGCGCGACCTCATCCGCCGCGCACCCGACCCCACCGACGGCAGGGGCTGCCTCCTGGTGCTGACGGAGACGGGCTGGGACACGCTCCGGGAAGCCGCGCCGACCCATCTCGACTCCGTGCGACGGCACTTCGTCGACCGGCTCGATCCGGAGGAACTGGCGGCGCTCGGCCGGATCGCGGAGAAGATCGCCGACGAGGAGCCGTGA
- a CDS encoding erythromycin esterase family protein, with protein sequence METGIKDCARPVEASALMELLPTRPRLLALGEPTHGEETLLDLRNTLFQQLVEQEGYRTIVLESDCLKALTVDAYVTSGEGSLDDVMERGFSHGWGSSQANRELVRWMREFNVDRPAVEQVRFAGMDGPLEITGAESPRQALASLHAYLAAHIDEDLLPCTADALDGLLGADARWTDQAAMMDPSQSIGRTQEAHELRLLADDLTALLETQAPHLAAVSSPADRDRAHLYGRTAVGLLRYHSWMADTSSARMARLLATRDGMMAGNLLALAARGPVLVHAHNSHLQRDKSAMSMWGHPKVEWWSAGALVSAHLGDEYAHLATALGTMRHQGVDAPPADTVEGVLHALPGAHFVIGSARLTAAARAVPVVPRVSPYFGYAPLDPSHLPRIDGIVYVKDVPHG encoded by the coding sequence ATGGAAACCGGAATCAAGGACTGCGCCCGCCCCGTCGAGGCCTCGGCACTCATGGAACTGCTGCCGACCCGCCCCCGCCTGCTCGCCCTCGGCGAGCCCACACACGGCGAGGAGACCCTCCTCGACCTGCGCAACACGCTCTTCCAGCAACTCGTGGAACAGGAGGGCTATCGGACCATCGTGCTCGAAAGCGACTGTCTGAAGGCGCTGACCGTGGACGCGTATGTCACCTCGGGCGAGGGCTCCCTCGACGACGTCATGGAGCGAGGCTTCAGCCACGGATGGGGCAGCTCGCAGGCGAACCGCGAACTGGTGCGCTGGATGCGCGAGTTCAACGTGGATCGCCCCGCGGTGGAGCAGGTCCGGTTCGCAGGCATGGACGGCCCGCTGGAGATCACAGGCGCCGAAAGCCCGCGCCAGGCCCTTGCCTCGCTCCACGCCTACCTGGCGGCCCACATCGACGAGGACCTGCTGCCCTGCACGGCGGACGCACTCGACGGGCTCCTCGGCGCCGACGCGCGGTGGACCGATCAGGCGGCCATGATGGACCCGTCCCAGTCCATCGGCCGCACGCAGGAGGCACACGAACTGCGGTTGCTCGCCGACGACCTGACCGCCCTGCTGGAGACGCAGGCACCGCACCTCGCCGCGGTGTCGTCACCGGCCGACCGGGACCGCGCGCACCTGTACGGACGCACCGCCGTCGGCCTGCTGCGCTACCACTCCTGGATGGCGGACACATCGTCCGCCCGCATGGCCCGCCTGCTCGCCACGCGGGACGGCATGATGGCCGGGAACCTCCTCGCCCTCGCCGCACGCGGACCGGTGCTCGTCCACGCCCACAACAGCCACCTGCAGCGCGACAAGAGCGCGATGAGCATGTGGGGTCATCCGAAGGTGGAGTGGTGGAGTGCCGGGGCCCTGGTGAGCGCGCATCTCGGTGATGAGTACGCCCATCTGGCGACCGCCCTGGGCACGATGAGGCACCAGGGCGTCGACGCCCCGCCCGCGGACACGGTGGAGGGCGTCCTGCACGCCCTGCCCGGAGCCCACTTCGTGATCGGCTCCGCGCGACTCACCGCCGCGGCACGCGCCGTACCCGTCGTTCCACGCGTGTCCCCGTACTTCGGCTACGCCCCGCTGGACCCGTCCCACCTGCCTCGCATCGACGGCATCGTGTACGTCAAGGACGTCCCGCACGGCTAA
- a CDS encoding M23 family metallopeptidase gives MRSIRIALVGLVALVGSLLVAAPAQAAPLFKAPFACGQKWTYSHHSAEVRQALDFVRSDGGATSGAPVLASAAGTATRHYQANGAGNYIVIDHGGGWKTYYFHLNAFSVAHGAYVGQGQQIGTTGSTGNSSGAHIHYEQLLNGVGQRITINGTALAYPGSYGSHHLTSDNGCGTGRHWVDTFANATGYAQPNTNDAQGVLNAGTNYVYCKVWGQEIRGANGTYNHWWLKTDLDVTYAGKNGRGAYVSAYYLSRWGNDEARDNGGAVIPNC, from the coding sequence TTGCGATCGATCCGCATCGCCCTGGTCGGCCTCGTGGCCCTCGTGGGCAGCCTGCTCGTGGCGGCACCCGCGCAGGCGGCGCCCCTCTTCAAGGCGCCTTTCGCCTGCGGCCAGAAGTGGACGTACAGCCACCACTCGGCCGAGGTCCGGCAGGCGCTCGACTTCGTCCGCAGCGACGGCGGCGCGACCAGCGGCGCGCCGGTGCTCGCGTCGGCCGCCGGCACCGCCACCCGGCACTACCAGGCGAACGGTGCCGGCAACTACATCGTGATCGACCACGGTGGCGGCTGGAAGACCTACTACTTCCACCTGAACGCCTTCTCCGTCGCCCATGGCGCCTACGTGGGTCAGGGCCAGCAGATCGGCACCACCGGCAGCACCGGCAACAGCTCCGGCGCCCACATCCACTACGAACAGCTCCTCAACGGCGTCGGGCAGAGGATCACCATCAACGGAACCGCCCTCGCCTACCCAGGCTCCTACGGCAGTCACCACCTGACCAGCGACAACGGCTGCGGCACCGGCCGCCACTGGGTCGACACCTTCGCCAACGCCACGGGCTACGCCCAGCCGAACACCAACGACGCGCAGGGCGTGCTGAACGCGGGCACCAACTACGTGTACTGCAAGGTGTGGGGCCAGGAGATCCGCGGCGCGAACGGCACGTACAACCACTGGTGGCTGAAGACGGACCTCGACGTCACCTACGCGGGCAAGAACGGGCGCGGGGCGTACGTGTCCGCGTACTACTTGTCCCGGTGGGGGAACGACGAGGCGCGGGACAACGGCGGGGCGGTCATTCCGAACTGCTGA
- a CDS encoding bifunctional NAD(P)H-dependent oxidoreductase/GNAT family N-acetyltransferase codes for MTTKRLRILVLTCSTRPGALGPAVGGWLTDTLAPVAEGLGVDLVPLAIGDLDLPFLDEEEHPSTGVHHHEHTRRWSRIVDEADGFVFVTPEYNYGMPATLKNALDYLGPEWAWKPAGFVSYGHTSAGTRAVQHAKQVVTTLRLVPLGSTVAIRIGDAMRDDRFAPEARHAEAAEGLLAELVRVAHALTPMRERERTGSVTGPLPGSYARRLGPDDAAEVTVLQRCCWMEEALVNDTLDIPALHETPDDVRAWLADWDVTGLWRDGRLLGMVRTRRAGDDLHIGRLAVVPDLRGLGVGRWLLSLAESAAEGCRRVVLTTGATSHRNLALYQRQGYVTLSGARDDGAVDLAKAVAV; via the coding sequence ATGACAACGAAGCGGCTTCGCATCCTCGTCCTGACGTGCAGCACCCGGCCCGGCGCGCTCGGCCCCGCCGTCGGCGGATGGCTCACCGACACCCTCGCCCCGGTCGCCGAGGGGCTCGGCGTGGACCTCGTGCCCCTGGCCATCGGCGATCTGGACCTGCCCTTCCTGGACGAGGAGGAGCACCCGTCGACCGGCGTCCACCACCACGAGCACACCCGCCGGTGGAGCCGGATCGTCGACGAGGCGGACGGGTTCGTCTTCGTCACGCCGGAGTACAACTACGGCATGCCGGCCACGCTGAAGAACGCGCTCGACTACCTCGGCCCGGAGTGGGCCTGGAAGCCCGCCGGCTTCGTCAGCTACGGTCACACCTCGGCCGGAACCCGCGCGGTCCAGCACGCCAAGCAGGTGGTGACCACGCTGCGCCTGGTCCCGCTGGGATCGACCGTCGCGATACGGATCGGCGACGCGATGCGGGACGACCGGTTCGCCCCCGAGGCACGCCACGCCGAGGCGGCCGAAGGGCTGCTGGCGGAACTGGTGCGGGTCGCCCACGCCCTCACCCCGATGCGCGAGCGCGAACGGACCGGCTCCGTGACCGGCCCGCTCCCCGGTTCCTACGCCCGGCGTCTCGGCCCGGACGACGCCGCCGAGGTGACCGTGCTGCAGCGCTGCTGCTGGATGGAGGAGGCGCTGGTCAACGACACGCTCGACATCCCCGCGCTGCACGAGACCCCGGACGATGTGCGCGCGTGGCTGGCCGACTGGGACGTCACGGGACTGTGGCGCGACGGACGGCTGCTCGGGATGGTCCGCACCCGTCGAGCCGGCGACGACCTGCACATCGGACGCCTCGCCGTCGTACCCGACCTGCGGGGACTCGGCGTGGGACGGTGGCTGCTGAGCCTTGCGGAGTCGGCAGCCGAGGGATGCCGCCGTGTCGTCCTGACCACCGGCGCCACCAGCCACCGCAACCTCGCCCTCTACCAGCGGCAGGGCTACGTCACGCTTTCCGGCGCGCGGGACGACGGAGCGGTGGATCTGGCGAAGGCCGTCGCCGTCTGA
- a CDS encoding glycosyl hydrolase — MPSPRTRPATVLLLASALAVVGLGPAATPAAAATVPVGAGSYSDTRPPGTSGPTTNTGTPVTPKVTAAARNRPVPTNDWWSSLAFQRYGDNPYSTPMYGHPLTYQATAGGLDVGYPTTPTITGDGRQYEFAHKRDLTIGLTGLNSPDTKADDWSDWTVTPYWSDGTRTLRTTIGHGSPFVYAKGSGGNAQITTAGAPSVFADQGNVLGITVAGHHYALFAPTGSDWNVSGSTVTAGLGGKDYFSVAVLPNTGALATFKKYAYSFVTDSKVTWNYSGGTVRATYTLTTEAKEGTERGTLQALYRHQWLHTTDPLTSYTYVSPRGTMKVRESASFTTTQKAAAVLPALPKSNGVDAARLRGYLNDVVNASDPFSGAVDTYWTGKALGRLAQLVPVADQIGETGIRDRMLNLMKGRLQDWFTAGGANEFSYDRNWKTLTGYPASYGSDTELNDHHFHYGYYVYAAAIIAQYDPAWAADSAWGGMVKTLVRDTANPNRTDSAFPFLRGFDVYAGHGWASGHQGFAAGNNQESSSESTNLSAALVLWGSATGDTSLRDLGAFLLTTESESIAQYWFDADEQVFPSSFGHDTAGMVWGSGAAYSTWWTANPEEIHGINVLPVTGGSLHLGGEKAAIRRNLAEMERENGGPAVEWRDLLWEFESFADPASAKAKWDAGHAGYTPEEGESKAHTYHWINTLAAVGAPDAAVTGDIPTSAVFTKGTTRTYVAHNHGSAARTVTFSDGKKLSVPARSTATGTGTGSSDPDPDPDPEPPTGNTFQLRAGGVLTTASGGTAGSDTIPSANGANHDGTPYQPLVYEVRGVNGTLSSGGQTAFRLQVDAGTAVGLGQQARVSYDFTGDGTFDRTETYHYFATDPVPGWEEYAQARGLKSSTGALSDLRGGTVRLEVWSAIGNGPAKLQTGTDKSVLVIPYS, encoded by the coding sequence ATGCCATCCCCACGCACCAGACCGGCAACCGTTCTGCTGCTGGCCTCGGCCCTCGCCGTCGTCGGCCTGGGCCCGGCCGCCACCCCCGCGGCCGCCGCCACCGTCCCCGTAGGCGCGGGCAGTTACTCCGACACCCGGCCGCCCGGAACGTCCGGCCCCACGACCAACACGGGTACGCCGGTCACGCCCAAGGTGACCGCCGCCGCACGGAACCGCCCTGTGCCCACCAACGACTGGTGGTCCTCCCTCGCCTTCCAGCGCTACGGCGACAACCCGTACTCGACCCCCATGTACGGGCACCCCCTCACCTACCAGGCCACCGCCGGCGGACTCGACGTCGGGTACCCGACGACCCCCACGATCACCGGTGACGGCCGCCAGTACGAGTTCGCCCACAAGCGCGACCTGACCATCGGACTGACCGGCCTCAACTCCCCCGACACCAAGGCCGACGACTGGTCCGACTGGACGGTCACCCCCTACTGGTCCGACGGAACCCGGACCCTGCGCACCACCATCGGGCACGGCTCGCCCTTCGTGTACGCCAAGGGCTCCGGCGGCAACGCACAGATCACCACCGCGGGCGCGCCCAGCGTCTTCGCCGACCAGGGCAACGTCCTCGGCATCACCGTCGCCGGACACCACTACGCCCTCTTCGCCCCGACCGGCAGCGACTGGAACGTCTCCGGCTCCACCGTCACCGCGGGTCTCGGCGGCAAGGACTACTTCTCCGTCGCCGTGCTGCCGAACACCGGCGCGCTGGCGACGTTCAAGAAGTACGCCTACAGCTTCGTCACCGACTCCAAGGTGACCTGGAACTACAGCGGCGGAACCGTCAGGGCGACCTACACGCTCACCACCGAGGCGAAGGAGGGCACCGAGCGCGGCACGCTCCAGGCCCTCTACCGTCACCAGTGGCTGCACACCACGGACCCGCTCACCTCGTACACCTACGTGTCGCCGCGCGGCACCATGAAGGTCCGCGAGTCGGCGTCCTTCACCACCACGCAGAAGGCGGCGGCGGTACTGCCCGCCCTGCCCAAGTCGAACGGCGTGGACGCCGCCCGGCTGCGCGGCTACCTGAACGACGTGGTGAACGCCTCCGACCCCTTCTCCGGCGCGGTCGACACCTACTGGACCGGCAAGGCGCTCGGCCGTCTCGCCCAACTCGTGCCCGTGGCCGACCAGATCGGTGAGACCGGTATCCGCGACCGCATGCTGAACCTGATGAAGGGCAGGCTGCAGGACTGGTTCACGGCGGGCGGCGCCAACGAGTTCAGCTACGACAGGAACTGGAAGACCCTCACCGGTTACCCCGCCTCCTACGGCAGCGACACCGAGCTGAACGACCACCACTTCCACTACGGGTACTACGTCTACGCGGCCGCGATCATCGCCCAGTACGACCCGGCCTGGGCCGCGGACTCGGCCTGGGGCGGCATGGTCAAGACGCTCGTCCGGGACACCGCGAACCCGAACCGCACCGACTCCGCGTTCCCCTTCCTGCGCGGCTTCGACGTGTACGCGGGCCACGGCTGGGCCTCCGGACACCAGGGCTTCGCCGCCGGCAACAACCAGGAGTCGTCGTCCGAGTCCACCAACCTCAGCGCGGCCCTCGTCCTGTGGGGCTCCGCGACCGGTGACACCTCGCTGCGCGACCTCGGCGCCTTCCTGCTGACCACGGAGTCGGAGTCGATCGCCCAGTACTGGTTCGACGCCGACGAGCAGGTCTTCCCGTCCTCGTTCGGCCACGACACGGCGGGCATGGTGTGGGGCAGCGGCGCCGCGTACTCCACCTGGTGGACCGCGAACCCCGAGGAGATCCACGGCATCAACGTCCTTCCGGTGACCGGCGGTTCGCTGCACCTCGGCGGCGAGAAGGCGGCGATCCGTCGCAACCTCGCCGAGATGGAACGGGAGAACGGCGGCCCCGCCGTCGAGTGGCGCGACCTCCTCTGGGAGTTCGAGTCCTTCGCCGACCCGGCTTCGGCCAAGGCCAAGTGGGACGCCGGCCACGCCGGTTACACCCCGGAGGAGGGCGAGTCGAAGGCGCACACCTACCACTGGATCAACACCCTGGCCGCCGTCGGCGCCCCGGACGCCGCGGTGACGGGTGACATCCCGACCTCCGCGGTGTTCACCAAGGGCACGACCCGGACGTACGTGGCCCACAACCACGGTTCGGCGGCCCGTACGGTGACCTTCTCCGACGGCAAGAAGCTGTCCGTACCGGCCCGTTCCACGGCGACCGGCACGGGCACCGGCTCCTCCGACCCGGACCCCGATCCCGACCCGGAGCCGCCGACCGGCAACACCTTCCAGCTGCGCGCCGGCGGCGTCCTCACCACCGCGTCCGGCGGTACGGCGGGCAGCGACACCATCCCCTCCGCGAACGGCGCCAACCACGACGGCACCCCGTACCAGCCCCTCGTCTACGAGGTGCGCGGCGTCAACGGCACGCTGTCCTCGGGCGGTCAGACCGCCTTCCGGCTCCAGGTCGACGCGGGCACGGCGGTCGGCCTCGGCCAGCAGGCGCGGGTGAGCTACGACTTCACCGGTGACGGCACGTTCGACCGGACGGAGACGTACCACTACTTCGCGACCGACCCGGTGCCGGGCTGGGAGGAGTACGCCCAGGCCCGCGGCCTCAAGTCGTCCACGGGCGCCCTGAGCGACCTCAGGGGCGGCACGGTACGCCTGGAGGTGTGGAGCGCCATCGGCAACGGCCCGGCGAAGCTGCAGACGGGCACGGACAAGTCCGTGCTGGTCATTCCGTACAGCTGA